One window of Lawsonibacter asaccharolyticus genomic DNA carries:
- a CDS encoding phage/plasmid primase, producing the protein MDMTPQTWPEWYDGRHINEVLFCQQFLEKHPMKCVRGRLFTVDGLIEDEGQIGNLILEEISGVLTANLSKTVANLLASIKLQAYSPPLPIETDRIHVANGTYFMNGSFTADKSYCNNRLTVAYNPDAPTPKKWLQFLSELLQPEDIPTLQEFLGYCLLPTTKGQKMLMLIGKGGEGKSRIGLVIRSLLGDSMNTTSIQKVESNRFSRADLENKLLMVDDDMDMSALPKTNYIKSIVTSECKMDMERKGVQSYQSQLYVRFLCFGNGALTALHDKSDGFFRRQIVLTTKDRPAGRVDDPFLVDKLLREKEGIFLWCLDGLHRLIGNNYQFSISGKARENMETVKRSSNNVIEFLQSEGYIRFKADSEASSKALYEAYQRWCEDNAQKPMSANRLSSELAQNERLYNVEATNNVHVGGKRVRGFMGIEVVNPLPY; encoded by the coding sequence ATGGATATGACACCGCAGACGTGGCCTGAGTGGTACGACGGCAGGCACATCAACGAGGTGCTGTTCTGCCAGCAGTTTTTGGAGAAACACCCCATGAAATGTGTGCGTGGGCGGCTTTTCACCGTGGACGGACTGATCGAGGATGAGGGGCAGATCGGCAATCTCATTCTGGAGGAAATCTCCGGTGTGCTGACCGCCAATCTCTCCAAGACGGTTGCGAATCTGCTGGCCAGCATCAAACTGCAAGCCTATTCGCCGCCGCTGCCCATTGAGACGGACCGCATCCACGTTGCCAACGGGACGTATTTTATGAACGGTAGCTTTACCGCCGATAAGAGCTACTGCAACAACCGGCTGACGGTCGCCTACAACCCTGACGCACCCACTCCGAAAAAGTGGCTGCAATTCCTATCAGAGCTGCTGCAACCGGAGGACATTCCAACCTTGCAGGAATTTCTCGGTTACTGCCTGCTGCCTACCACCAAGGGGCAAAAAATGCTCATGCTCATCGGCAAGGGCGGCGAGGGCAAAAGCCGCATCGGTCTGGTCATACGCTCCCTGCTGGGCGACAGCATGAACACCACCAGCATCCAGAAGGTGGAGAGCAACCGGTTCAGCCGTGCAGACTTGGAAAACAAGCTCCTGATGGTGGATGACGATATGGATATGAGCGCCCTGCCCAAGACCAATTATATCAAATCCATCGTGACCTCTGAGTGCAAGATGGACATGGAGCGCAAAGGCGTCCAGAGCTATCAGAGCCAGCTCTATGTGCGTTTTCTCTGCTTCGGAAACGGTGCGCTCACCGCCCTGCACGACAAGTCCGACGGCTTCTTTCGCCGCCAGATCGTGCTGACCACCAAAGACCGGCCCGCTGGCCGAGTGGATGATCCGTTTCTGGTGGATAAGCTGCTGCGGGAGAAGGAGGGCATCTTCCTCTGGTGTCTGGATGGTCTGCATCGGTTGATTGGGAACAACTATCAGTTCAGCATTTCCGGCAAGGCCAGAGAGAATATGGAGACGGTCAAGCGCAGCAGCAACAATGTGATCGAGTTTCTGCAATCTGAGGGCTATATCCGCTTCAAGGCCGACAGTGAAGCCAGCTCCAAGGCACTGTATGAGGCGTATCAGCGCTGGTGCGAGGACAATGCGCAAAAGCCCATGTCTGCAAATCGTCTCAGCTCGGAACTGGCGCAGAACGAGCGCCTTTACAATGTAGAGGCCACCAACAATGTCCATGTCGGTGGCAAGCGGGTGCGCGGTTTTATGGGCATTGAAGTGGTCAACCCACTGCCGTATTAA
- a CDS encoding site-specific recombinases — protein MRMKQTEEKITALYERLSRDDDNAGDSNSIVNQKKYLESYAQQRGYTNCRHYTDDGWSGGNFERPAWKQLVADIEAGKVAHVIVKDMSRAGRDYLQTGFYTEVFFRQHGVHFVAIANGVDSDDQNSNEFAPFLNIMNEWYLRDLSRKQKTAIRVKGESGKPTTNCAIYGYKKDPENKYHWLIDEEAAAVVRRIFQLTIEGKGPYDIARILFDDKINTPAVYFGKQNKGIWKSKEEFPNPYNWSGYIVGQILSKPEYMGHTVNFRSHKQSYKDKNAVMNPKEDWLIFENTHEAIVDAETWELAQKLRKTPRRHDTLGEANPLTGLVFCADCGAKMMNHRSRGGTENNPYPSDFYDCSTYTLAHQKRTHACSGHYIRSKVLRELILETIRAASTFAISDRDAFLEKVRSASQLRQAEAAKETKRRLNKEKKRISELDTIIKKLYESFAVGRITGERFDSLLADYENEQKALTASVSEMETQMSAFAEDTDRAKQFLELAKKYTDFSELTTPMINEFVEKIIVHAPEKIDGDRVQEVDIHLRFIGQFELPAPELTEEEIKRQEQLKRHRIKSRERYQKIKAGEHAVGQPFMLTCKCCGQEFASKRTNTLFCGPNCRSKFYRQEAAESRSRECTCENCGKVFTTTRSDVKYCGDDCRYQAQIKRQGVRKKALRGAKIEPAVPEKETKTA, from the coding sequence ATGCGCATGAAACAGACTGAGGAAAAGATCACCGCTCTGTATGAGCGGCTAAGCCGTGACGATGACAATGCCGGTGATAGCAACTCCATCGTGAATCAGAAAAAATACCTCGAAAGCTATGCCCAGCAGAGAGGCTACACCAACTGCCGCCACTATACTGATGATGGATGGAGCGGCGGCAATTTCGAGCGTCCGGCATGGAAACAGCTGGTGGCGGACATTGAAGCAGGCAAGGTGGCCCATGTCATTGTCAAGGATATGAGCCGGGCGGGGCGTGACTATCTGCAAACCGGCTTTTACACAGAGGTATTCTTCCGGCAGCATGGCGTCCACTTTGTTGCCATTGCCAACGGCGTGGACAGTGATGACCAGAACAGCAACGAGTTTGCGCCCTTCCTCAACATCATGAACGAGTGGTATCTGCGCGACCTGAGCCGCAAGCAGAAAACCGCCATTCGGGTCAAGGGGGAATCCGGCAAGCCAACCACCAACTGTGCCATCTACGGCTATAAGAAAGACCCGGAGAACAAATACCACTGGCTGATCGACGAGGAAGCGGCTGCCGTGGTGCGGCGTATCTTCCAGCTGACCATTGAGGGCAAAGGCCCCTACGACATCGCCCGCATCCTGTTTGATGACAAGATCAACACGCCTGCGGTCTACTTCGGCAAACAGAATAAGGGCATCTGGAAAAGCAAGGAGGAGTTCCCCAACCCCTATAACTGGAGCGGCTACATCGTTGGGCAGATTCTCTCCAAGCCGGAGTATATGGGGCATACGGTGAATTTCCGTTCCCACAAGCAGTCCTATAAGGATAAAAACGCCGTGATGAATCCCAAGGAAGATTGGCTGATCTTCGAGAACACCCATGAAGCCATCGTGGATGCAGAAACATGGGAGCTGGCACAGAAGCTGCGGAAAACACCACGGCGGCATGATACGCTGGGCGAGGCCAATCCGCTGACGGGGCTTGTATTCTGCGCGGACTGCGGTGCAAAGATGATGAACCATCGCTCAAGAGGCGGCACGGAGAATAATCCTTATCCGTCGGACTTTTACGATTGTTCCACCTATACGCTGGCACATCAGAAGCGCACCCATGCTTGCAGCGGACACTATATCCGCAGCAAGGTGCTGCGGGAGCTGATTCTGGAAACCATCCGGGCAGCCAGCACCTTTGCCATCTCCGACCGGGACGCCTTTCTGGAGAAGGTGCGCTCTGCCTCCCAACTGCGGCAGGCAGAAGCGGCCAAGGAAACCAAGCGGAGGCTGAACAAGGAGAAAAAGCGGATTTCCGAACTGGATACCATCATCAAGAAGCTCTATGAATCCTTTGCCGTCGGGCGCATTACCGGTGAACGCTTTGACAGTCTGCTGGCAGATTACGAAAATGAGCAGAAAGCGCTGACAGCGTCCGTCTCCGAAATGGAAACGCAGATGTCCGCCTTTGCGGAGGACACCGACCGGGCCAAGCAGTTTCTGGAGCTGGCAAAGAAGTACACGGATTTTTCCGAGCTGACCACGCCCATGATCAACGAGTTCGTGGAGAAAATCATCGTACACGCTCCAGAAAAGATCGACGGTGACCGGGTGCAGGAAGTGGATATCCACCTTCGCTTTATCGGGCAGTTTGAGCTTCCCGCACCGGAGCTGACCGAGGAAGAAATCAAGCGGCAGGAGCAGCTCAAACGGCACCGCATCAAGAGCCGGGAGCGGTATCAGAAAATCAAGGCCGGTGAACACGCTGTCGGACAGCCCTTCATGCTGACCTGCAAATGCTGCGGACAGGAATTCGCCTCCAAGCGGACAAACACCCTGTTCTGCGGTCCCAACTGCCGCTCCAAATTTTACCGGCAGGAGGCGGCGGAGAGCCGCAGCCGGGAGTGTACCTGCGAAAACTGCGGCAAGGTGTTTACCACAACGAGGTCAGATGTCAAATACTGCGGTGACGATTGCCGTTATCAGGCACAGATCAAGCGACAGGGCGTGCGGAAGAAAGCCTTGCGAGGGGCGAAGATCGAACCGGCAGTGCCGGAGAAAGAAACAAAAACAGCATAA
- a CDS encoding DNA (Cytosine-5-)-methyltransferase, with amino-acid sequence MQGQRVYDPSGISVTMAAQSGGWGGKTGLYFVDLCNGNPKLTSHARCIKAKYNSGITNRGGDNSGVFYGCRAVVTPEREEKRQNGRRIKECGEPAFTLTTQDRHGVVFQDCEKCPYGMRIREATKQGYAVARCGDSINLAFPDSKTRRGRVGKDRAGTLETSCNQGTPFAGCGLIRRLTPRECWRLQGFSDEMFDRARAVNSDNQLYRQAGNSVTIQVVYAVGRQILAAQEALEQGE; translated from the coding sequence ATGCAGGGCCAGCGGGTGTATGACCCGTCCGGCATCAGCGTCACGATGGCCGCCCAGTCCGGCGGCTGGGGCGGCAAGACAGGGTTGTATTTCGTTGATCTCTGTAATGGCAATCCCAAACTGACGAGCCATGCCCGGTGCATCAAGGCCAAGTATAACAGCGGGATCACCAACCGGGGCGGCGACAATTCCGGCGTGTTCTACGGCTGCCGCGCAGTCGTTACCCCGGAACGGGAAGAAAAAAGGCAGAATGGGCGGCGGATCAAGGAGTGCGGAGAACCGGCCTTCACCCTTACAACGCAGGACCGCCACGGCGTTGTCTTTCAGGACTGCGAAAAATGCCCCTACGGTATGCGTATCCGGGAGGCCACGAAGCAGGGCTACGCGGTTGCCCGCTGTGGGGACAGCATCAATCTGGCGTTCCCTGACAGCAAAACAAGGCGTGGGCGTGTCGGGAAGGACCGCGCCGGTACGCTGGAAACCTCCTGTAACCAGGGGACGCCGTTTGCGGGGTGCGGCCTGATCCGCAGGCTTACGCCCCGTGAGTGCTGGAGGCTGCAAGGCTTTAGTGATGAAATGTTTGACCGGGCGCGGGCGGTCAACAGCGACAATCAGCTCTACCGGCAGGCGGGAAACTCTGTGACCATTCAAGTGGTCTATGCCGTGGGCAGACAGATTCTCGCCGCACAGGAGGCGTTGGAACAGGGGGAGTAA
- a CDS encoding Flp pilus assembly protein CpaB translates to MNKNIFRSRTVIGAVCILLAVLVCFGITPLFNEGLKAQTEAVRVKAEVIPQGTYITADMVEVYTRGASGMEDSVATSLDEVVGRYTDVELRKNTDVNTAWLSSEPLTQYEYLTRLNGSKVAISVTIPTFAKGGSGKVEAGDIIMLFATDKDTGETTQPPELKYVEVLAATQSSGADKEYQAPAGNEEEENPEETLPATITLLVNSEQAQLLAHLEESNSLHLAFVYRGTRANAEKFLAAQDAFFAEPEAGSNDEGSQPEVPVDSADGGQPAEGMEEQEVETTDGE, encoded by the coding sequence TTGAACAAGAATATTTTTCGGAGCCGGACGGTCATCGGCGCGGTGTGCATCCTGCTGGCGGTTCTGGTCTGCTTTGGGATCACACCGCTTTTCAACGAGGGGCTGAAGGCTCAGACAGAAGCCGTCCGGGTAAAAGCCGAGGTGATCCCACAGGGAACCTACATCACGGCGGACATGGTGGAGGTCTACACCAGAGGGGCCTCCGGCATGGAGGACAGCGTTGCCACCTCGCTGGATGAGGTGGTAGGGAGATACACCGATGTGGAGCTGCGGAAAAACACGGATGTGAATACGGCGTGGCTGTCCTCGGAGCCGCTGACACAGTATGAGTACCTGACCCGCCTGAATGGTTCCAAGGTGGCGATCTCCGTCACCATCCCTACATTTGCCAAGGGCGGCTCCGGCAAGGTGGAGGCGGGCGATATTATCATGCTCTTTGCCACCGACAAGGACACCGGCGAAACCACCCAGCCCCCGGAGCTGAAATATGTGGAGGTGCTTGCCGCCACCCAGAGTTCCGGCGCGGACAAGGAATATCAGGCGCCGGCGGGAAATGAGGAAGAAGAAAACCCGGAGGAAACCCTGCCCGCCACCATCACCCTGCTGGTGAACAGCGAACAGGCCCAGCTTTTAGCCCATTTGGAGGAATCCAACAGCCTTCATCTGGCCTTTGTCTACCGGGGGACCCGCGCCAATGCCGAAAAGTTCCTGGCGGCGCAGGACGCCTTCTTTGCCGAGCCGGAGGCAGGGTCCAACGATGAGGGCAGTCAGCCGGAGGTCCCTGTTGACAGTGCTGACGGCGGGCAGCCCGCAGAGGGCATGGAGGAACAGGAGGTGGAAACAACAGATGGCGAATAA